The proteins below are encoded in one region of Hydrogenispora ethanolica:
- a CDS encoding sensor histidine kinase, giving the protein MFQVPAWIRRHSFSWKISFTQKLMLIFLFVSLIPVTLVQLFNYYYTVKVMERKVKEYAGSSLTHTIRNLRTELSAYEDLVYQVAYDDSLIELLAQLNDKYDAATWNKLQLKLNILSYSKKWINSLVLITENGDSVISIDRTGQDINNHFWQSLGDLTGTTFYRKSIELYSRNVWEGTKFLGAYGDTLYYSFFLSRRIIDFNTNRPLGVVVLSIGEPLLTGIYADQKEEMRQDLNKTFIVDETGRIISHPVKKLIGGDVRDIFPPPVAKQLLRKEDLIELNSKIFGKGVIVDSAPISKTGWRVVNIIDRDHLFREIRLTKNLILLIQTFAMISLILIAISVSKRLTAAVKKIVQAMLKAENGDLSVRVETDTDDEISLIAKSFNTMIEKIRSLVEEVKRVTQKEKEAEIKKLEMQINPHFLYNTLDSINWMAIEKGELEISESLKQLANILRYSVNGSNQKVTLRQESEWLRDYLALQKCRFSDSFTYRIAIDPELMDCWIHKLLLQPFIENAIIHGLAGKTNGGILEITGKSFGADQMLLTIRDNGKGMNRAKILSVFEKRENGEAGIGITNALSRLELYYGANYRLHVKSPVNGGTIIRIIIPKDWEGRETDANRCG; this is encoded by the coding sequence TTGTTCCAAGTTCCTGCTTGGATTAGGCGGCATTCTTTTTCTTGGAAGATATCTTTCACCCAAAAACTGATGCTGATATTTCTGTTCGTCTCTTTGATACCGGTAACACTGGTTCAGCTCTTCAATTATTATTACACCGTGAAAGTGATGGAGCGAAAAGTCAAGGAATATGCGGGCAGTAGCTTAACCCATACGATCCGGAACCTCCGGACCGAATTGTCGGCTTACGAGGATCTAGTCTATCAGGTCGCATACGATGACAGTCTGATTGAGTTGCTGGCGCAATTAAACGACAAGTACGATGCGGCCACCTGGAACAAATTGCAACTGAAATTGAATATCCTTTCCTACTCGAAAAAGTGGATCAATAGCCTGGTGCTGATCACCGAGAACGGCGATTCCGTGATCAGCATCGACCGAACCGGGCAGGACATTAACAATCATTTTTGGCAGTCATTGGGGGATCTCACGGGGACGACGTTTTACCGCAAAAGCATCGAGCTATACAGTCGGAATGTTTGGGAAGGCACCAAGTTTTTAGGGGCTTACGGCGATACATTATACTATTCTTTCTTCCTCAGCCGGCGGATCATTGATTTCAATACCAACCGGCCGCTGGGAGTGGTGGTCCTGAGCATCGGCGAACCTTTGCTGACCGGCATCTATGCCGATCAAAAGGAAGAGATGCGTCAGGATCTGAATAAAACTTTCATTGTGGATGAAACAGGGCGGATCATCTCGCATCCGGTGAAAAAGCTGATCGGCGGGGACGTGCGCGATATCTTCCCGCCACCGGTCGCCAAACAACTGTTGCGGAAAGAAGACCTCATCGAGCTGAATTCGAAAATCTTCGGCAAAGGGGTGATCGTGGACAGCGCGCCGATCTCCAAGACCGGCTGGCGGGTCGTGAACATCATTGACCGGGATCATCTTTTCCGGGAGATCCGCCTGACGAAAAACCTGATCCTGCTGATCCAGACTTTCGCCATGATCTCCTTGATCCTGATCGCGATCAGCGTCTCCAAGCGATTGACCGCTGCGGTGAAAAAGATCGTTCAGGCCATGCTCAAAGCCGAAAACGGCGACTTGTCGGTGCGGGTTGAAACCGATACCGACGACGAAATTTCGCTGATTGCCAAGAGTTTTAATACCATGATCGAGAAGATCCGGAGCTTGGTGGAGGAAGTCAAAAGGGTGACCCAGAAAGAGAAGGAAGCGGAGATTAAGAAGCTTGAGATGCAGATCAACCCGCATTTTCTCTATAATACGCTCGATTCGATCAATTGGATGGCGATCGAAAAGGGCGAACTGGAGATCAGCGAGAGCCTGAAGCAGTTGGCCAATATTTTGCGTTACAGCGTCAACGGCAGCAATCAAAAAGTGACGCTCCGGCAAGAGAGCGAATGGCTCCGGGATTATCTCGCCCTGCAAAAATGCCGTTTTTCCGATAGCTTCACCTATCGGATCGCCATTGACCCCGAGCTGATGGATTGCTGGATCCATAAACTATTGCTCCAGCCGTTTATCGAAAACGCGATCATTCATGGCTTGGCGGGAAAGACGAACGGCGGGATATTGGAGATCACCGGGAAGAGCTTTGGCGCGGATCAGATGCTGCTGACCATCCGCGATAACGGCAAGGGAATGAACCGGGCGAAGATTCTCAGTGTCTTTGAGAAACGGGAAAATGGGGAAGCCGGGATCGGCATTACGAACGCCCTGTCGCGCCTGGAACTGTATTACGGAG